Sequence from the Helicoverpa armigera isolate CAAS_96S chromosome 14, ASM3070526v1, whole genome shotgun sequence genome:
agttcttactgacttctttaagcgttcatgccttcccccatcacgtcaaggtggccccatggggggggggattattattataaaaaaaatgcagtatttaattatggcagctagttaaacataatttgagaatgtaggtagccaagcatttacgtaccagtgactatttgctttgatgtagaaggcagattccatatattatgttcaggcataggaagttcagttggtatatgtggagttgcaggaggcatatgagcatcttgtgatggagcacctggaaatagtaaaaacaagtctaagatcccactaaacaacaaccttcaccgagttggttaggggtgaatgaactgcattttatatccaattaaatattaatatactgcaaacaggtggcctaaagatttcagttcagtttaattgtgaataattaagaattttgttttcttaatggcaattttaactcagtaggtggcattgcgatctagttcaagaataaagatctaaatcttaccctgaagatggagagtaggaacagctatgttatttaaacggttgttgcgattcttaaacttgtctgcaaaatgtatgtcacagatgactcgctttctgtaaaatttgatatcatctgcagtctccagttttccaccaactatattaacccaggctttgaataactcaggattcttttctgggtgtggaaattgatgttgtgtcacacctgaaaaataaattacaaaaatatgaagtttgtatgctgatattgtatagtgtatgtatgaatgaatacctattacctatgtatgtgtgcgcgtgtctatctatgtatgtctatcttattaaatcatgtatcatttcatatgggattcagtaataaatggttactcgtaaggaactgtgtttctctaaacgcccaaccttataattgactgagttggtatctcccgtgatgacaagtttatccggatgactaggagctttcaggagcacgattctggggcccgattctgttaagttaataatgtcaaaattgaatagaaattgcatcgcaacagcttttttaaccatatcgggcattctgttactaatataagaccaatcgtattccaacgacattcgattggtttgcgattggtctgccattttggtctatattaccataatattcttagtctatattgccatattgcaatcgtaaatcatttgcagacaaaatgattcattattgaatgacagaaaggataaaacgtttatttcaaagaaaaattgcgcagaatcctgccctgctaattttactttagcgacatgcgattcacatccgactgagatcaatcacgactcaattacgattgaagcgtatgtggcattccactatttttcttttaaataaacgtgtttatccttttctgtgattcaataatgaatcatattgtctgcaaacgatttacgattgcaatatggcaatatcatcatcctccgagccttttcccaactatgttggggtcggcttccagtctaaccagttcgaattattcccaactagcgacccgccccggcttcgcac
This genomic interval carries:
- the LOC135117748 gene encoding uncharacterized protein LOC135117748 isoform X1; amino-acid sequence: MPRRCELGCSHNPGVTQHQFPHPEKNPELFKAWVNIVGGKLETADDIKFYRKRVICDIHFADKFKNRNNRLNNIAVPTLHLQGAPSQDAHMPPATPHIPTELPMPEHNIWNLPSTSKQIVTGAPSQDAHMPPATPHIPTELPMPEHNIWDLPSTSKQIITAAPPNACVIAAEHNYCSKHGIQQRRKLKGDKSKCQCSLYHKISKKNVYT
- the LOC135117748 gene encoding uncharacterized protein LOC135117748 isoform X2, producing the protein MPRRCELGCSHNPGVTQHQFPHPEKNPELFKAWVNIVGGKLETADDIKFYRKRVICDIHFADKFKNRNNRLNNIAVPTLHLQGAPSQDAHMPPATPHIPTELPMPEHNIWNLPSTSKQIVTGAPSQDAHMPPATPHIPTELPMPEHNIWDLPSTSKQIITGM